Proteins encoded within one genomic window of Bradyrhizobium sp. CB1717:
- a CDS encoding TIGR03862 family flavoprotein, which translates to MAAEVLASGGARVTVYDAMPSAGRKLLMAGRGGLNLTHSEPLPQFMARYREAMPRLQAAIEAFSPDALRAWSEALGEPTFVGTSGRVFPKAFKASPLLRAWLRRLDAAGVRFAFRHRWTCWDGEGRLLFRTPDGTSAVAARATVLALGGASWPRLGSDGSWVDILAAKGIAVSKLRPANSGFTVAWSDVFRDRFEGQPLKGVALTIGTHTVRGEAMITRSGIEGGAIYALSAELREAVLNLGQARLGIALRPDLDAAALTSRLSGTRGKQSLANFLRKAAQLSPVGIGLMQETAIASGRPLAAFSPAELAELINAIPVQLTGVAPIERAISTAGGISFDELDDGFMLHKLPGVFAAGEMLDWEAPTGGYLLQASFATGVAAGGGVLRWLNC; encoded by the coding sequence ATGGCGGCGGAGGTGCTCGCGTCAGGCGGCGCCCGTGTCACCGTCTACGACGCCATGCCGTCCGCGGGCCGCAAACTCCTGATGGCGGGCCGGGGCGGACTCAACCTCACCCACAGCGAGCCGCTGCCGCAGTTCATGGCGCGCTATCGCGAGGCGATGCCGAGGTTGCAAGCGGCAATCGAGGCATTTTCTCCCGACGCGTTGCGAGCCTGGAGCGAGGCCTTGGGCGAGCCGACCTTTGTCGGCACCAGCGGGCGGGTGTTTCCGAAAGCATTCAAGGCGTCTCCGCTGCTGCGCGCCTGGCTGCGGCGGCTCGATGCCGCCGGCGTCCGGTTCGCCTTTCGCCACCGCTGGACCTGCTGGGACGGCGAAGGGCGGCTGCTGTTTCGAACACCAGATGGCACGTCGGCCGTCGCCGCTCGCGCCACCGTGCTCGCGCTCGGCGGCGCGAGCTGGCCGCGCCTGGGCTCGGACGGCAGCTGGGTCGACATCCTCGCGGCAAAGGGCATTGCCGTCTCGAAGCTGCGGCCGGCCAATTCGGGCTTCACGGTCGCCTGGTCCGATGTGTTCCGCGACCGCTTCGAGGGCCAGCCGCTCAAGGGCGTGGCGCTGACGATCGGCACGCACACGGTGCGCGGCGAAGCGATGATCACGCGGAGCGGCATCGAAGGCGGCGCGATCTATGCACTGTCGGCCGAGCTGCGCGAGGCGGTGCTGAATCTCGGGCAGGCGCGGCTGGGAATCGCGTTGCGGCCCGACCTCGATGCCGCCGCTCTGACCTCGCGGCTGTCAGGCACGCGCGGCAAGCAATCGCTGGCAAACTTCCTGCGGAAGGCCGCGCAATTGTCGCCGGTCGGCATCGGCTTGATGCAGGAAACCGCCATCGCCTCCGGCCGTCCGCTGGCCGCGTTCTCGCCGGCCGAGCTTGCGGAACTGATCAACGCCATTCCGGTTCAGCTCACCGGTGTCGCGCCGATCGAGCGTGCGATCTCGACGGCGGGCGGGATCAGCTTTGATGAACTCGACGACGGCTTCATGCTGCACAAACTGCCCGGCGTGTTCGCTGCCGGCGAGATGCTGGATTGGGAAGCCCCGACCGGGGGCTATCTGCTCCAGGCGTCGTTTGCGACGGGTGTGGCGGCGGGTGGGGGTGTGTTGCGTTGGCTCAACTGCTAA
- a CDS encoding MaoC family dehydratase, with translation MNEVWKKPPITLGAYQAMVGKEIGVSSWHLIDQPRIDTYADVIEDHQFIHVDPERAKKETAFGTTIAHGFLTMSLLSIMSYEVMPVIAGTTMGVNYGFDKLRFISPVRSGKRVRGRFVLAEAKLRKPNELQSRTNVTVEIEGEDKPALVADWLGLIYFA, from the coding sequence GTGAACGAAGTCTGGAAGAAGCCGCCGATTACCCTGGGCGCCTATCAAGCCATGGTCGGCAAGGAGATCGGCGTGTCCTCGTGGCACCTGATCGACCAGCCCCGCATCGACACCTATGCCGACGTGATCGAGGATCACCAGTTCATCCACGTCGATCCTGAGCGCGCGAAGAAGGAGACGGCGTTCGGCACCACCATCGCGCACGGTTTTCTGACGATGTCGCTGCTGTCGATCATGTCGTACGAGGTGATGCCCGTGATCGCGGGCACCACGATGGGGGTGAATTACGGCTTCGACAAGCTGCGCTTCATCTCGCCGGTGCGCTCGGGCAAGCGCGTCCGCGGCCGCTTTGTGCTGGCGGAAGCGAAGCTCCGCAAGCCCAATGAGCTACAGTCCCGTACCAACGTGACGGTCGAGATCGAAGGCGAGGACAAGCCGGCGCTGGTCGCCGACTGGCTTGGCCTGATCTATTTCGCCTGA
- a CDS encoding D-TA family PLP-dependent enzyme: MTTPLAAKIAREYGTPCAVIDMDRVERNIARIQQACDDAGIANRPHIKTHKNPTIAKMQVAAGAKGITCQKIGEAEIMANAGIDDILISYNLLGEEKMARLGALNAKTNMTVAADNSTVVAGLPRAAAASGRPLSVVVECDTGRKRAGVETPAEAIALAREIAASKGLEFAGFMLYPTETGWADAQKFYDEALAGVRAHGLDAKIVSTGGTPNLVNIGKLKGGTEHRFGTYIYNDRMQVAAGSATWDDCALHIYSTVVSRAAPERGILDAGSKTLTTDTGGLDGHGLILEHPEARIAKFAEEHGFLDLSRSNTRPNVGDVVRIVPNHVCVVVNMMDEVVMVRGEEIIGTLPVAARGKLR, encoded by the coding sequence ATGACCACTCCCCTTGCCGCCAAGATTGCCCGTGAATACGGCACGCCCTGCGCCGTCATCGACATGGACAGGGTCGAGCGCAACATCGCGCGCATCCAGCAAGCCTGCGACGACGCCGGCATCGCCAACCGTCCGCACATCAAGACGCACAAGAACCCGACCATCGCCAAGATGCAGGTCGCGGCGGGCGCCAAGGGCATCACCTGCCAGAAGATCGGCGAGGCCGAGATCATGGCCAATGCCGGTATCGACGACATCCTGATCAGCTACAACCTGCTGGGCGAGGAGAAGATGGCGCGTCTCGGCGCGCTGAATGCCAAGACCAACATGACGGTCGCGGCCGACAATTCGACTGTCGTTGCCGGTCTGCCGAGGGCCGCCGCGGCCTCGGGCCGTCCGCTCTCGGTCGTCGTCGAATGCGACACGGGGCGCAAGCGCGCCGGCGTCGAGACGCCGGCCGAGGCGATTGCGCTGGCGCGCGAGATCGCCGCGTCCAAGGGATTGGAGTTTGCGGGCTTCATGCTCTACCCGACCGAGACCGGCTGGGCCGACGCGCAAAAGTTCTACGACGAGGCGCTGGCCGGCGTGCGCGCGCACGGGCTCGATGCAAAAATCGTCTCGACCGGCGGCACGCCGAATCTCGTCAACATTGGCAAGCTCAAGGGCGGCACCGAGCATCGCTTCGGCACCTACATCTATAACGACCGCATGCAGGTCGCGGCCGGATCGGCCACCTGGGACGACTGCGCGCTGCACATCTATTCGACCGTGGTCAGCCGCGCCGCGCCCGAGCGCGGCATTCTCGATGCCGGCTCGAAGACGCTGACGACCGACACCGGCGGCCTCGACGGCCACGGCCTGATCCTGGAACACCCCGAGGCCAGAATCGCAAAATTCGCCGAGGAGCACGGCTTCCTCGACCTCTCCCGCAGCAATACCCGGCCGAATGTCGGCGATGTCGTCCGCATCGTGCCGAACCACGTCTGCGTCGTCGTCAATATGATGGACGAGGTGGTGATGGTGCGCGGCGAGGAGATCATCGGCACGCTGCCGGTGGCGGCACGGGGGAAGTTGCGCTAG
- a CDS encoding SDR family NAD(P)-dependent oxidoreductase has translation MAIRFDGRVAIVTGAGNGLGRAHALGLASRGAKVVVNDFGGARDGTGGSLSPAEAVVEEIRKAGGTAMADGADVSNFEQVTAMVERATKEWGSVDLLCANAGILRDKSFGKMEAADFQKVLDVHLVGTFYCCKAAWAGMRDRNYGRIVLTTSSSGLYGNFGQANYGAAKSGMVGLMNVLAEEGRKTDIRVNIISPTAATRMTEELLPPQALQLMKPNAITPAVEYMLSEDAPTRTIMGAGAGSFAVIKIVESEGINLPESEWTPDAIAAHFAEISDMSKARALQGAFEQTQKYVAQAAARAGIKL, from the coding sequence ATGGCAATCAGGTTCGACGGACGCGTCGCCATCGTCACCGGCGCAGGCAATGGTCTCGGACGCGCGCATGCGCTGGGGCTCGCCAGCCGCGGCGCCAAGGTCGTGGTCAACGATTTCGGCGGCGCGCGCGACGGCACCGGCGGCTCGCTGTCGCCGGCGGAGGCCGTGGTCGAGGAAATCCGCAAAGCCGGCGGCACCGCGATGGCCGACGGCGCCGACGTGTCGAATTTCGAGCAGGTCACCGCCATGGTCGAGCGCGCCACCAAGGAATGGGGCAGCGTCGACCTCTTGTGCGCCAATGCAGGCATCCTCCGCGACAAGTCGTTCGGCAAGATGGAGGCCGCCGATTTCCAGAAGGTGCTGGACGTGCATCTCGTCGGCACCTTCTATTGCTGCAAGGCCGCCTGGGCCGGCATGCGCGACCGCAATTACGGTCGCATCGTGCTGACGACCTCGTCCTCAGGCCTCTACGGCAATTTCGGCCAGGCCAATTACGGCGCGGCGAAATCCGGCATGGTCGGCCTGATGAACGTGCTGGCCGAGGAAGGCCGCAAGACAGACATCCGCGTCAACATCATCTCGCCGACGGCGGCCACCCGCATGACCGAAGAGCTGCTGCCGCCGCAGGCGCTGCAGCTGATGAAGCCGAACGCGATCACGCCCGCGGTCGAGTACATGCTGAGCGAGGACGCGCCGACCCGCACCATCATGGGCGCCGGTGCCGGCTCCTTCGCGGTGATCAAGATCGTGGAGAGTGAAGGCATCAACCTGCCGGAGTCCGAGTGGACGCCGGACGCGATCGCCGCGCATTTCGCCGAGATCAGCGACATGTCGAAGGCCAGGGCGCTGCAGGGCGCGTTCGAGCAGACGCAGAAGTACGTGGCGCAGGCCGCGGCGCGGGCGGGGATCAAGCTCTGA